Within Fibrobacter sp., the genomic segment ATTTCGAAACCGTATTCATGTGGCTCCTGTTCAATGCGAACCGCGAAGTGAACCATTTTGATAAGTATTTGAAGACGGCGCAAAAGGTGGAGCAGTGGCTGGATTTTGGATTCCAGACCAAGAGCCGTAAAATTTCAAGTAAACCAGAAGATCGAAAGCCCGAAAAGTTTTCCTATTCCTATGACGAAGTTGTTGCCTTTAGGCAGAATGAATGCAAGGCTTCCGGGTCTCCTGTTGGGCGTATCGGCAAGTTCTTTTTTGCCCACGGCAGTTCCAACTGGCGTGAATGCCCCGCCTGTGGGCGTATGATGTATTACCTTGGCGACGAATGGGGCTATGGCTCAAAGCATTTGAACCCGCCTTTGCCTGTGCCGTTATTTGAAAACGATAATTTTAACCGCACAGAAAACGAAAAACGCTGGTGTAACGAATCCTTGCAATCGGATGCCCTGGAGTGTGTTTCCTGTGGGGCAAAGACATTCGCCAGTAATTCGCCCATGATTATGCAGACCATGATCAAGGGAACGCCGACATCGTTCCTTGAAGAAGTCCAGCGCGAAGTTCGCGTAGGACTTGAAAAATGCAGGCATGTGGTTTTGCTGGGGTACTCCTTGCCTGTGGATGATGTTGTGTGGATACAGACTTTTACTGAGGCTATTCGTTGCCGAAAAAATACCGAAGAACAGGCGTACTGCAGCGTGGTTGTGGGGTATAAAGGTGAAAAACGATGGATGTATGGCGAAGAACTGAAACGTTATGCAGGAGCCCATCGTTACGAAAAGGAAGCCGATGCGTATGGGGCTAAGGCTATAGAAAGTGCAATATCCATTTTCGGTGCCGAGAATGTACGTGCGTACTGCGGTGGAATCCCTCAGGTCTGGGGTGACGCAACCGAAAATGAATTGAAGGAAATTCTCTATCCACAGAGCTGGAATGCGAATATGTGGAAGGGAACGAGATTGGAAAAATAAAAGGTGAAAGTCATGACAACAACCAAAGAAAAGCATTCCTTCAATTTTGTTGGAGGAGATAAACTTAGTAGTATGGGGGCGACATGGTTTGTCCTGTACCATTACTATAAAACATCAGATTCTTCCTATGATAAGTGGAAGGAAAAAAAAGAAAACAGTGCAAAGATTCGACTGAACACTTATGAAAAAGAAGTTGGAAAAAGACTCTCTGATTACGGAAAAGAGAGCGAGTGTGCAATGGAATTTGGAGATTGTAGCATTGTAGAATATTGGCTTGAAAAAATACAAGAAATGGATGACTGTAATTTGGACAAGTCTAATTTCAATGTAACCCCAAAGGAAGTGAAAAGGCTTTGTTCTTTAATGCTTTCGCAAATGCGATATAGTATTGAATGTGTCGTGAAAACGATGTCTATGGGGCTAAAGTTTGAGTTTGAAATTCAGGGCTGTGAAAATTATTTGCATAGAATCACTGAGAAAAATAATGAACGTTGTTTGAATTACTTTGTGAAAGGTGACAAAACATCAGCTCTTATGCTTGATTCAAAAACGAAATTCGTTCTAGATCAAGAATCTCCACTAGTCAAAATGATCGTTGCTGGTTTTGAAAGTAACCGAAAGATTGAAATGACCTTTAGAGGTGCCGCTTTCAAAAATGTATTGTATAGCAAATTGTTCGGTGAATTTGTGAATGTAGATGAACTCGTTTGCGAAGTTAAACTGTATTAAGGAAATGGCAAAAGTCCTTAAATCTAAACGGAGAAAAAAGAAATGATTATGGGAAAAATTCTCGTGACCGTAGGTTTGTTGGTTGTATGTTCTATGGCGGGAACCCTTAAAGATTCCCGTGATGGTCAAACCTACAAGACCGTGCAGATTGGCAACCAGGTCTGGATGGCCGAAAATTTGAATTATAAGACCAGTGGGAGCGCGTGCTATGACAACGAGGAAAGCAATTGCGAAAAGTACGGGCGCCTGTACACCTGGGAATCTGCGAAAAAGGCGTGCCCTGCAGGATGGCACTTGCCTAGCAAGGAGGAGTTTGAAAGACTCCTGTATATTGTGGGAGGAGCCTCTGATGAAATAACGTCAATAAATCTACGCGCACGCAGTTGGAAATTTGGGTCGGAAATGTTCGGCTTTTCGGCTCTCCCTGCTGGCAGCTACAACAGCCGCTACAAGGAGTTCGGCCTTTTGGGCTTCAGCACCTACATTTGGTCTTCTACGGAGGAAAATAGCGACTACGCCTACAGCCTGTACGTCGAAGCCTCCTTCGCGGACGTCGGCGGCAAAAACATGGACGGCGGAGGCTCTGTTCGTTGTCTCCAGGACTCAGAGGCGCAGCCACCGAGCGGAACTTTAAAGGATTCCCGTGATGGTCAAACCTACAAGACCATGCAAATCTTTGGCCGGGTTTGGATGGCTGAGAATCTGAATTATAAGACCAGTGAGAGCGAGTGCTATGACAACAAGGAAAGCAATTGCAAAAAGTATGGGCGCCTGTACACCTGGGAATCTGCGAAAAAGGCGTGCCCTGCAGGATGGCGCTTGCCTAGCCACTGGGAGTTTAAAATACTCCGGGATAATGCGGGAGGAGCCTCTGATGAAATAAAGTCAATAAATCTACGCGCACGCAGTTGGAGAAATGGGGCGGACAAGTTCGGCTTTTCGGCTCTCCCTGCTGGCTACTACGACAGCAACGACAAGAAGTTCGACAATTTGGGCAACGTCGCCATCTTTTGGTCTTCTACTACGGAGGTCGATTTCGGCGCCTCCCTCCTGGGCATCGACGTCGGCCGCCCGTTCCAAGGCTTCAGCGACAGGGACCGCGGACACTCTGTTCGTTGTCTCCAGGACTAAAGCGATTGCGCCCTCTAACTAAGGAAGCGCACTGTGCTATCTTAGCCAAGGCCTAGCGAAGTAAAGCCTTGAAACTATCAAGAAGAGCTACGCAGCGATGCTGCGAAAGTTCTTCTTGGTGAAAAATTATGGTTATAAATATTGCTTATAGACGAATTTTACACCATGGAATGCAATAATGAGTCAAGTATACACTTGATTCGTGACCGCAAGTTTTTCCAGACTTGTGAAAGGTCTGCTTTTCGTTTTGTAAAATTTCTTCGAGAATACAAGGTTCACCATAAGTTCGTCAAGAAAATCGGTGCTGATGTCGTGTATCTTGGATTCCCTGATTCCGTTCTTGAAAGCTTGAGGGCTGAGACTCAAGATGCTGGTTACGAGCGGAAAATCATTTCCGACGATCAGCATATAGAAATCAGTGGCTTGCCAAAATTAGAATCGTACGATGCCTGGAAAACCGGTATTGTGCGGTATGTGGACAATGTCTCCACGAACGTTTCAAAGACTTCTTCAATTGAGGAAATAGGCTTTCCCTCGAAAAAACGCTTTGTCATTTATCGTGTGTTTTATGACCTCACATTGTACCTTTGTCGTTTAACCAGCAAGTTCCATCGAAATTTTAAGTTCGGCCTGGGTGATAAACTTCGTGAGGATTGTGTCCTTTACTTGACGGATATGCAATGCATCGTCCAATCAAAAAAGTCCTTTGAAAGGAGTGTGTTTGAAGAGTTTCTCGTGTCTATGCAAATCCGGTTGCGTTTGCTTCTGGATTTAAAGCAGGTCACCGAAAAGCAGTGGTTTTTTGTAAATCAGACTATAGGTAACCTCTAAAAATTCGCCTGTGGTAAAATTTATTTAAGGAGTCAATAAATATGAATATTGAAATTAGTGTGAAAAAAATTCTCGTGACCGTAGTCTTGTTGGTTGCATGTTCCATGGCAGGCACCCTTAAGGATTCCCGCAATGGTAAGACATACAAGACCGTAAAGCTCGGTAAACAGACTTGGATGGCTGAAAACTTGAATTACAAGACAAAAGGTAGCATGTGCTACGATAACAAGGAAGGCAATTGCAAAGAATATGGTCGCCTGTACACCTGGGAGGCTACAATAAATGCTTGCCCCAGTGGCTGGCACTTGCCTAGCAAGGAGGAGTTTGATGCTTTTCTAGAGATGGTTAAGTTGCGCACTGAACAAATTGTGGCCCAGAAGAAATTGAATGCAGAACCGTTGAAAGAAGGCGAAGACAAGTTCTACAATCACTTACGTGTTTCTAGCTGGACAAATGGTTTTGACTCATTCGGCTTTTCTGCTCTCCCTGCTGGCGACTACTACAGCAATTTAAAGAGTTTCAACTCTTTGGGCGATAACACCTACTTTTGGTCTTCTACGGAGGACAATAGTAACAACGCCTACTTCCTGCGCATCAGCGGCGGCCTCGCGAAAGTCTACCGCAGTGCCGCGGGCGTCCTCGACGGCGGCAAGAATGACGGCTACTCGGTTCGTTGTCTCCAGGACTAAAGCGATAGCGAGTGACGCATAGACAAACTTGTTTGTCTGTATGTCCGAGCATGAGCGTAGGCGCCTTGGAACCCTCTAACTAGAGGCGCGTAGCGCCACCATAGCCAAGGCTTAGCGAAGCAACGCCTTGAAACAATCGCCCCAGGGTTCGATTCCCTGGGGCGTTTTCTATAAGCACATGGTCATGTACGGGGGGATGCAAATGATTCCGTCTTTCCTTTTGGAAAACGCCTTCGGATGGATGATGTAGCATTGCCCGATTCGCGTTCCGAATTTCTTTTTGAAATCAAGTAGAGATGTGGTTGTGTAATTTTTCGAGGACATAACTTCTGCCAATTCGACGCGCACCATCTATCAGCATAGTGCGCAGAGTAAAATATATAAAAATATACAATAGTGCGCAAAGTATTTTGTGCATAAATCACTTCATCAACGCGCCAATTCCGTAAAGGGGAATGTTCAATACTTTCTCGTTATCGCGGAACGGCTGCGTTTTTTCACCCCATCTCCAGGACTTTCGCTCGGTCCTTCACCTGCGCCTTGAACTGCGCTTTTCCCTGCTCGCTTAAATAACTTCGGTCAATCATTGCGTCCATTTCCATTAGATGGCTGCAAGTTTCTGCAATGAAGCGTTCTGCCCGGATTTCCTTGATGCCGATGCGGCGGGCCAGTTCCATAAAATCTGGCTTGCCGTAGAATCCGTTGACCTTGAAAAATTCGGTTTCAAAGTCATCCACAAAAAGTTCCAACGCGGTTCGGCCAAGCTCTTGAACGTGCAATGATGTGTTCAGCAAATCGTAGGCGGGAGTCAGTTTGTAAACCCCATCCGCATTTGGGGAATAGATGGAAAAATTCTTGACGTGGGCGTCGCCGTTACAGACCAGATAGTTGAACAGAATCAGCCTGAAGTATTTTTCCACATCGGTAGGGTAGGTGCTTACATATCGCTTCATCAGGTCGGCAATTTGCTGGTAGCTGAAATCGTACTTGTAGTTGGAACCATTTTCGCCCGGGGTGAGGCCTGCCACCTGGGCGAAGTCTTCCTGGCAGATCCTGTTGCCGTCGGGTAGAACATCGAATCGCTTGGTGATGTAGGCGGGTGTGCCGTCTTTAAGATAAACTAGCGCATTGTCTGCTGCGTCGATCTTGAAAATCTGCCTGGCCATCTGCATGGTCAGGTGTTCGTTGGCGGGCATGTCTTTTGTGTTGTCGAACAGCCCTTCTACCGCGGGCTTTAAGATGAAGGTGCCGCCATTTTCGGTAGGTTCCAGCCGGCCTTCGTTCACCATTAGCGAAAACTTGGGCTGCGCGCCAGAAATGGAAATTCTGCGAATGGAACCGTTTTTGGACTTGATTTCGGGTAAGGAAAATTCCAGCGTGGCGTTAAACTTCTTTATGCCAAAGAGCCGCTTGGCGCAGGCAGGGCAAAAATCCCGCGGTGTCTCCTTGAGACAGCTGTGGCAACGGTTCTGCATCATGGGGGATGCGCTTGTCATACGTCCTCCATCACGGTGATGGCGCCGATGGTTTCCTTTCCTGCAAGTTTCAGTAACAGCCTGTAGGAATCCCTGGGGTCAATCTTCAGGGACATACAGAAAAGTTTGCGGTTTTCTCCCTCGGGCAGCAAACCTTCAAAAAATGGGAAAAGTTCCTTGGACTTGTAAGGCTCCTGTCGCTTAGACAATGTTAATGCAATGGCAGGGCGCCTAGACGCAAGGTAGATTTCATCGTAGGTAAAAATGAACCCGTCCCTAGTCTTGGTCAAGGTTCCGGCCAAGAAGCCGTTGTAAAACACCGATGCTTGCCTAGCCATTGACGACTCTCTCGGTTAAAGAAAGTTTCAATCCCAGCTGTTCCGCAAGCTTGCAAAGTACCTCGATGGACGGGTTTGCGCCGCCGTTTTCGATGGCGTTGATGGTCCGCAGTGAAACTCCGGACATTTCCGAAAGATCCCTTTGGCTTAATCCAAGGGACTCCCGCCGTCTTTGTAGATTTTCAAAAATTTCATCCATAAAGTGCAATATATTGCTTAATTAAGTTGTAAAATACAAAAATGCACTGGCTTTGTCAATGAATGTGCAATATGTTGCGTGTTGTTGGTACAAAAGTTGTTTTGTTAAATCAATCCAGCCATATATAGCGGCAGGTGCAAAATTTCTGCGTAGTCCGTTTTGCGGACTTCAAGATCCTTGGTGTACAGGATATAGGGGGGAGTCAGGTTCTTGTGGAACTTGCCCCAGAACTTGTCCAGGGAAACATGCTGCTTGTAACTGCCGGACTTGACCTCGATGGGGCAGATCTTTTCCTTGAGACCAATTTGGGCTCTAAGTAGAAAATCAATTTCGATGTTGTTTTTCTTGTTTGCTGAATCTGACCTGGAATAGAAATAAAGCTTGTGCCCGCTTGCTCGCAGCATTTGTGCAACGATATTTTCCATGATCATTCCTTCGTTAATATCAAGTTTGTCGAAAAGAATTGCCCTATATAACTCGTTGCTCGTAAAAGATTTGTCCATAAAAGTTTGTGTTACAAGCAAACCTGTATCTGCCATGTAGCATTTTTGGGTTGCCACATCAGCACTTAAGGCAAGACCTACATTGGGGTCTGTTGCGTTGAAACAGGGATTGATGACCATAGCCTCGTTGAGCCATGTAAAGGAATTTTCGTAGGAACGAAATCTCGCGTTTTTATCGATGGTGGAGAACTTGTAGCGCTTTTCTTTACGAGACAGTTGCGCGGGAATTTTATCTATTAGGGATAAAACTTTTGCCTCATGACCTTTTGCAAATTTGGTGACATCGTTTCGGTATAGTTTTAGAATGTCTCGTTTGACCCGGTCTGCCTTTGCAAAGTCATGATTTTCCATGTATTCGTTGACTGCTTGGGGCATACCGCCTACTAACATATATTCCCGAAAACGGTTCAGCATCTTTCGGTGAAGTGCTGGCCCAAGCGGCATTCGTTTTTCCAGGCACATCTTTAGGAATGGGTAGCTGACTTCGTCGTCCTCCGCCCATAGAAATTCCTCAAAAGTCAGAGGAAGAAGGTCAATGCTTTCTTCTTCCGAAGGAATAAGGATGTCCTTTACGTTTTGACGTAATGAAATCAAGGATCCACTTTCGATGTAATCGAAGCGTCCGTCGGCAACAAGGTACTTTATTAGTTGTCTTGCCCTCGGGTAAAGCTGGACTTCGTCAAAAATAATGAGGGATTCCCTTTTGTAGAGGGGGGTCTTGCGGAAGGACGATAATTTTGCAAAGAAAATGTCAAATTCGCTGGACTCGTTTTCAAAAAGTTCTTTGATTTCTTTGGCTATGTTTCCGAAATCGAGAAAAATATGGCTTCGGTACTCGTTTTTAGCGAATTCCTTGATCAAAAAAGTCTTCCCGACGCGCCTTGCTCCGTTAATTAGTAGGGCTGTTGTTCCCTTGCGCTGATTTTTCCACTCTAGAAGCCGATAATAGGCGGATCTTTTAAGCATCTTAAATTTCTCCTAACACGAAAGTGCTGATATAATATAGCAATATTTGCACGAAAGTGCTGATATAATTGAGTGAAATATGCACAAAAATGCAAGTATAAATTTAAGTGAATCTACACAAAGTGCAGGTATGATTGCATACGCCTTGTCTAGGAGTGCTTTTATCCCTACTTTCTCTTATAAAACCCGCCAAAACCTCCCGAAAATGCTAATTTCATGAAAAAGTAACCTCAAAGTGAGGTAAAAAATTATGAATGACAACTGCAAGATTATTCGTGAACTGCTGTCGGCCCAGGCCATGGAATTTGCCCTGGACGAGATGGCTGCAAAGATCGCAAAAATCCATCCTTCCGCAAACGACCTGGTCATCCTCGGTATGGCTAGCCGCGGTATCCCTTTGGCAAAGAAGCTGAAGGAACGCTTGGACGCAAAGTTCGGCGGCTCCGTGGAATTCGGAAGTTTGGATGCAACATTCTACCGCGACGATTTCCATTACCGCAAGCACGTTTCCACCGAGATGCGCATTACTGAAATGCCTGCCTCCGTAGAAGGCAAGACCGTAATTCTGGTGGACGACGTTCTTTATACGGGTCGCTCCACTCTGGCTGCCATGCGCGCCATTCTGGACCTTGGCCGCCCGGCTGCCATTCGCCTTTGCGTTCTCGTGGACCGCGGTCATCGCGAACTTCCCATTGCTCCTGACTGTGTGGGCTTCTCCGTAGAGACCGCCCAGAATCAGGAAGTCCGCGTGAAGATTGAACCTATTGATCAAGAAAATTCTGTTACTCTCGTAGAAGTGGAGGCTTAAAGTGAGCGCTTTGCAAATCAAGCATTTGTTCGGGCTCCAGGGCGTGTCCAAGCAGGACATCCGCACTATTTTGGACCATGCAAAACAGTTCCGTGAAATTCTGGAACGCCCGGTAAAGAAGGTTCCTAGC encodes:
- a CDS encoding fibrobacter succinogenes major paralogous domain-containing protein — encoded protein: MGKILVTVGLLVVCSMAGTLKDSRDGQTYKTVQIGNQVWMAENLNYKTSGSACYDNEESNCEKYGRLYTWESAKKACPAGWHLPSKEEFERLLYIVGGASDEITSINLRARSWKFGSEMFGFSALPAGSYNSRYKEFGLLGFSTYIWSSTEENSDYAYSLYVEASFADVGGKNMDGGGSVRCLQDSEAQPPSGTLKDSRDGQTYKTMQIFGRVWMAENLNYKTSESECYDNKESNCKKYGRLYTWESAKKACPAGWRLPSHWEFKILRDNAGGASDEIKSINLRARSWRNGADKFGFSALPAGYYDSNDKKFDNLGNVAIFWSSTTEVDFGASLLGIDVGRPFQGFSDRDRGHSVRCLQD
- a CDS encoding HipA N-terminal domain-containing protein — its product is MARQASVFYNGFLAGTLTKTRDGFIFTYDEIYLASRRPAIALTLSKRQEPYKSKELFPFFEGLLPEGENRKLFCMSLKIDPRDSYRLLLKLAGKETIGAITVMEDV
- a CDS encoding helix-turn-helix domain-containing protein, with product MSGVSLRTINAIENGGANPSIEVLCKLAEQLGLKLSLTERVVNG
- a CDS encoding HipA domain-containing protein codes for the protein MTSASPMMQNRCHSCLKETPRDFCPACAKRLFGIKKFNATLEFSLPEIKSKNGSIRRISISGAQPKFSLMVNEGRLEPTENGGTFILKPAVEGLFDNTKDMPANEHLTMQMARQIFKIDAADNALVYLKDGTPAYITKRFDVLPDGNRICQEDFAQVAGLTPGENGSNYKYDFSYQQIADLMKRYVSTYPTDVEKYFRLILFNYLVCNGDAHVKNFSIYSPNADGVYKLTPAYDLLNTSLHVQELGRTALELFVDDFETEFFKVNGFYGKPDFMELARRIGIKEIRAERFIAETCSHLMEMDAMIDRSYLSEQGKAQFKAQVKDRAKVLEMG
- a CDS encoding ATP-binding protein yields the protein MLKRSAYYRLLEWKNQRKGTTALLINGARRVGKTFLIKEFAKNEYRSHIFLDFGNIAKEIKELFENESSEFDIFFAKLSSFRKTPLYKRESLIIFDEVQLYPRARQLIKYLVADGRFDYIESGSLISLRQNVKDILIPSEEESIDLLPLTFEEFLWAEDDEVSYPFLKMCLEKRMPLGPALHRKMLNRFREYMLVGGMPQAVNEYMENHDFAKADRVKRDILKLYRNDVTKFAKGHEAKVLSLIDKIPAQLSRKEKRYKFSTIDKNARFRSYENSFTWLNEAMVINPCFNATDPNVGLALSADVATQKCYMADTGLLVTQTFMDKSFTSNELYRAILFDKLDINEGMIMENIVAQMLRASGHKLYFYSRSDSANKKNNIEIDFLLRAQIGLKEKICPIEVKSGSYKQHVSLDKFWGKFHKNLTPPYILYTKDLEVRKTDYAEILHLPLYMAGLI
- a CDS encoding fibrobacter succinogenes major paralogous domain-containing protein produces the protein MNIEISVKKILVTVVLLVACSMAGTLKDSRNGKTYKTVKLGKQTWMAENLNYKTKGSMCYDNKEGNCKEYGRLYTWEATINACPSGWHLPSKEEFDAFLEMVKLRTEQIVAQKKLNAEPLKEGEDKFYNHLRVSSWTNGFDSFGFSALPAGDYYSNLKSFNSLGDNTYFWSSTEDNSNNAYFLRISGGLAKVYRSAAGVLDGGKNDGYSVRCLQD
- the pyrR gene encoding bifunctional pyr operon transcriptional regulator/uracil phosphoribosyltransferase PyrR, with the translated sequence MNDNCKIIRELLSAQAMEFALDEMAAKIAKIHPSANDLVILGMASRGIPLAKKLKERLDAKFGGSVEFGSLDATFYRDDFHYRKHVSTEMRITEMPASVEGKTVILVDDVLYTGRSTLAAMRAILDLGRPAAIRLCVLVDRGHRELPIAPDCVGFSVETAQNQEVRVKIEPIDQENSVTLVEVEA